From a region of the Marinilabiliales bacterium genome:
- the nadC gene encoding carboxylating nicotinate-nucleotide diphosphorylase, whose protein sequence is MSEFANTGILIDIALQEDLGDNGDITSGAIFVDETDEFVLVSKDKGILCGLDLFAQVINRVDKNITIARYFSDGDPIGPGNVVAGLQGSVRSILKAERTAINFVSLLSATATSTSEFVRETGGRAVILDTRKTIPGFRELQKYAVRCGGGSNHRMGLYDMVMIKDNHIDAAGGIRDAVSKAREKWGSRFMIEVETRNLEEVREAIECGVDRIMFDNMTNAMMKEAVKLTGGRCETEASGNMTPGKVPAAASTGVTFISAGTITSSVKAFDFSLKKKP, encoded by the coding sequence ATGTCAGAATTTGCCAATACCGGAATTCTTATCGATATCGCTTTGCAGGAGGACCTTGGCGACAACGGCGATATCACCTCAGGTGCTATATTCGTCGACGAAACAGATGAGTTTGTACTGGTGTCAAAAGATAAAGGGATACTGTGCGGACTGGACCTTTTTGCACAGGTGATTAACAGGGTGGATAAGAATATTACGATTGCCCGCTATTTCAGCGACGGTGACCCCATTGGCCCCGGAAACGTCGTTGCAGGATTGCAGGGCAGCGTACGCTCAATTCTCAAGGCCGAGCGTACAGCCATAAACTTTGTATCCCTGCTATCGGCAACAGCAACCAGCACATCTGAATTTGTGAGAGAGACAGGAGGCAGGGCGGTTATACTTGATACACGGAAGACGATACCCGGGTTCAGGGAGCTGCAGAAATACGCAGTTCGCTGCGGCGGGGGCAGCAACCACCGTATGGGCCTTTACGATATGGTAATGATAAAGGACAACCACATTGACGCCGCCGGAGGAATAAGAGATGCGGTCAGCAAGGCCAGGGAAAAATGGGGAAGCAGGTTCATGATTGAGGTCGAGACCAGGAATCTTGAAGAGGTGAGAGAGGCAATTGAATGCGGTGTTGACAGGATAATGTTTGATAACATGACCAATGCAATGATGAAGGAAGCGGTGAAGCTAACCGGCGGCAGATGTGAAACAGAAGCTTCGGGGAATATGACTCCCGGCAAGGTTCCTGCGGCAGCTTCAACGGGTGTTACCTTCATCTCGGCCGGAACCATCACTTCATCGGTAAAAGCCTTCGATTTCAGCTTAAAGAAGAAACCATGA
- a CDS encoding peptidylprolyl isomerase, which produces MATLEKIRNRAGVLVTVVIGLALVAFILGDILGSGPSLFTNRQFEIAEIAGKSISFENFQRKVDQLTEIYMLNTGQSALDAETNEQILEEAWQLMLREIIMDEEYGRIGLEVSSEELFDMVQGANIHPIVRQLFTDPSTGAFDQAAVIRFLRTMDQDPTGQQRAYWIYVEREIVRERAMAKYNNLLRKGLYVPDLQARRSWEEDNKSVDFEFIVQRYNTVHDSLVNVTESDIRRYYRQNRSSFRQTASRDLEYVAFDIVPSEEDDLLAREWIENMKDEFTEVQEVRQFINLNSDIPYDQRNYRYEELPETIADFLWNAEPGEIYGPYYEDGVYMLSRLLEINFLPDSVRARHILIQPGEQLDFEQARNRADSLLEAARGGEDFEIMALQYSDDPGSRFEGGNLGWFTDGMMIPEFNNAVFSATRGEYFMVETQHGFHIVQVTDRARETKKVRYATLAREVTPSSATFQRIFTRASRFAGQYNTYDKFVEGAQEEGMALRMANNVQIGDRSIPGLEPARELVRWAFEARENSISPIKEIDDRFVIAALTKVRQEGYQPLEEVAGEIESILVRERKGEIIASRLREKISEDTHLEELAAGLNTQVEEARNILFSSFSVPGAGIEPRLIATALNSEPNTISGPVQGENGVYVLRVTAVNIPEDKDIEAVRRNLANSKRARVNFDAFEALREQANVKDNRHQFF; this is translated from the coding sequence ATGGCTACACTCGAAAAAATCAGAAACCGTGCGGGAGTACTTGTTACCGTGGTAATCGGACTTGCCCTGGTCGCTTTCATCCTTGGAGACATACTGGGCTCGGGCCCATCCCTGTTCACTAACAGGCAATTTGAAATTGCAGAAATTGCGGGAAAATCAATATCCTTCGAAAATTTCCAGCGAAAGGTAGACCAGCTGACCGAAATATACATGCTCAATACCGGTCAGAGCGCGCTGGATGCCGAAACAAATGAACAAATACTGGAAGAAGCCTGGCAGCTTATGCTGCGTGAAATCATCATGGACGAGGAGTACGGGAGAATAGGACTTGAAGTCAGTTCTGAAGAGCTGTTCGATATGGTTCAGGGAGCCAACATTCACCCTATCGTCCGCCAGCTTTTTACCGACCCCTCAACCGGTGCATTCGACCAGGCAGCAGTCATCAGGTTTCTTAGGACAATGGACCAGGATCCTACCGGGCAGCAGCGCGCCTACTGGATATATGTCGAAAGGGAGATTGTAAGGGAACGGGCTATGGCCAAATACAACAATCTGCTTCGCAAAGGTTTGTATGTACCCGATCTTCAGGCTCGCCGGTCGTGGGAAGAGGACAATAAGAGCGTTGATTTTGAGTTCATTGTTCAGCGTTACAATACGGTTCATGACAGCCTTGTAAATGTCACAGAATCAGATATAAGACGGTACTACCGGCAAAACAGAAGTAGTTTCAGGCAGACCGCATCGAGAGACCTGGAGTATGTTGCGTTTGACATTGTACCTTCGGAAGAGGACGACCTGCTGGCAAGGGAATGGATCGAAAATATGAAGGATGAGTTTACCGAGGTCCAGGAAGTCAGGCAGTTCATAAATCTCAACTCCGACATACCCTACGATCAGCGTAATTACAGGTATGAAGAACTCCCCGAAACCATAGCTGACTTTTTATGGAACGCCGAACCGGGAGAGATTTACGGACCATATTATGAGGATGGTGTATACATGTTGTCACGGCTGCTTGAGATCAATTTCCTGCCCGATTCGGTCAGGGCCAGGCACATACTGATACAACCCGGAGAGCAGCTTGATTTTGAACAGGCCCGGAACAGGGCCGACAGTCTTTTGGAGGCGGCCCGGGGCGGGGAGGATTTTGAGATAATGGCCCTGCAGTATTCCGATGACCCCGGCAGCCGGTTTGAGGGTGGCAACCTCGGCTGGTTCACTGATGGAATGATGATTCCTGAATTCAATAACGCCGTGTTCTCAGCAACCAGGGGCGAGTACTTTATGGTAGAGACCCAGCACGGTTTCCATATAGTGCAGGTTACCGACAGGGCAAGGGAAACCAAAAAGGTCAGGTATGCCACACTTGCCCGGGAGGTTACGCCCAGCTCGGCAACTTTCCAGAGAATATTTACAAGGGCAAGCCGCTTCGCCGGTCAGTACAACACCTATGATAAATTTGTTGAAGGAGCCCAGGAGGAGGGTATGGCGCTAAGGATGGCCAATAATGTGCAGATTGGCGACAGGAGTATTCCCGGACTCGAACCGGCACGTGAACTTGTCAGATGGGCTTTTGAGGCGAGAGAAAACTCGATATCGCCCATTAAGGAGATCGACGACAGATTTGTTATTGCAGCTCTTACAAAGGTCCGGCAGGAAGGATACCAGCCCCTTGAGGAGGTTGCCGGCGAGATTGAATCGATACTTGTCAGGGAAAGAAAAGGAGAGATCATCGCTTCGCGTCTTAGGGAAAAGATATCTGAAGATACTCACCTTGAAGAGCTGGCAGCAGGACTAAATACTCAGGTTGAAGAGGCACGGAATATCCTTTTTTCATCTTTTTCAGTACCGGGAGCAGGGATTGAGCCACGGTTGATTGCAACAGCACTGAATTCCGAGCCCAACACCATCTCAGGTCCGGTCCAGGGAGAAAACGGGGTATACGTTCTCAGGGTGACCGCTGTAAATATTCCCGAAGACAAGGATATTGAGGCGGTAAGACGGAACCTTGCAAACAGTAAAAGAGCCAGGGTCAATTTTGATGCTTTTGAGGCACTAAGGGAGCAGGCCAACGTAAAGGATAACAGGCATCAGTTCTTTTAA
- a CDS encoding HlyC/CorC family transporter has protein sequence MSALAIILVSLLFSAFFSGMEIAFISSNKLRLELEKKQGTLTSRVTSMFARNPGQYIATMLVGNNIALVVYGITMAMILEPWLQMFISSEFSVFLIQTVIATIIILITAEFLPKAVFRLKPNLILNALSVPVMFFYIVLYPVSKSIIGIGNFLMKYVLGTDMSNDDKRNVFGKVDLDHFVRESHSELKEENNVRSDIKLFQNALDFSTVKLRECMVPRPEIAAFEINRPLEEIKQSFIETGYARILIYKKTIDNIIGYINSKDFFKNPGSIRSMLNRIIIVPETMVAHKLLSLFIKEKKSVAVVVDEFGGTAGMVTIEDIMEEIFGEIEDEHDTVDLEEKQLSENEYVFSGRHEIDYLNEKYNLGIPKTDDYETLAGFIIYHHESIPKTNQKLEIAPFTFEILRMSRTRIELVNIKREVDR, from the coding sequence ATGAGTGCCCTTGCGATAATTCTGGTAAGTCTTCTCTTCTCTGCCTTCTTTTCGGGTATGGAGATCGCCTTTATCTCATCCAACAAGCTGAGGCTTGAGCTGGAAAAGAAACAGGGCACCCTTACATCAAGGGTAACGTCAATGTTTGCAAGGAATCCCGGTCAATACATTGCCACAATGCTGGTTGGAAACAACATTGCACTTGTTGTTTACGGCATCACAATGGCAATGATACTTGAGCCCTGGTTACAGATGTTCATCTCGTCAGAGTTTTCAGTTTTCCTTATCCAAACCGTTATTGCAACCATTATAATACTTATAACGGCTGAATTTCTGCCAAAGGCAGTCTTCAGGCTGAAACCCAACCTGATCCTCAACGCCCTGTCGGTTCCGGTGATGTTTTTTTACATAGTCCTATACCCGGTAAGCAAAAGTATTATAGGTATCGGGAATTTCCTCATGAAATACGTTCTCGGTACAGACATGTCAAATGATGACAAAAGAAATGTTTTCGGCAAAGTCGACCTTGATCATTTTGTGCGGGAAAGCCACAGTGAACTAAAAGAAGAGAACAATGTAAGGAGCGACATCAAACTTTTCCAGAATGCACTTGATTTCTCAACTGTAAAGCTGCGTGAATGCATGGTGCCGAGACCCGAAATTGCAGCATTTGAAATCAACAGGCCCCTGGAAGAAATCAAACAGAGTTTTATAGAAACAGGCTATGCAAGGATACTGATCTACAAAAAAACAATTGACAATATCATAGGCTATATCAACTCCAAGGACTTCTTCAAAAATCCCGGCAGTATCAGGTCAATGCTCAACCGCATCATAATAGTCCCCGAAACAATGGTTGCCCATAAACTGCTGTCACTTTTTATCAAGGAAAAAAAGAGCGTTGCCGTTGTTGTTGATGAATTCGGCGGCACCGCAGGTATGGTTACCATTGAGGATATCATGGAGGAGATCTTCGGCGAGATCGAAGATGAGCATGATACAGTCGATCTTGAAGAGAAACAGCTTTCTGAGAATGAATATGTTTTCTCGGGAAGGCACGAGATAGACTACCTGAACGAAAAGTACAACCTGGGAATCCCAAAAACCGATGATTATGAGACACTAGCCGGGTTCATCATTTACCACCACGAGAGTATCCCAAAGACAAACCAGAAGCTGGAAATAGCGCCATTTACTTTCGAGATACTGAGAATGAGCAGGACCAGGATCGAACTCGTTAACATCAAAAGAGAAGTGGACAGGTAA
- the lptC gene encoding LPS export ABC transporter periplasmic protein LptC: MNPKTTANNPKKDSCAAALMIFILLLQGIITVSCETDIEVIKSLSQDTLMPSQSMINAEIIYTDSARLQLRIQAAEIHRYSTHNENYTEFPKGVFAEFFDREGNMESQLESKYAIYFADKELWEAKDSVVIINRAGEILNTEQLFWDERNQTIYSHSYVRVTRPNEVIMGEGFEADETFTHWRIKKIQGTIYIEDE, translated from the coding sequence ATGAACCCCAAAACAACAGCAAATAATCCCAAAAAAGATAGTTGCGCTGCGGCCCTGATGATTTTCATTCTCCTGCTGCAGGGTATTATAACGGTATCGTGCGAAACTGACATTGAGGTGATCAAATCACTGTCGCAGGACACACTTATGCCGAGCCAGTCAATGATCAATGCCGAGATCATATACACCGACTCCGCCAGGCTCCAGTTAAGGATACAGGCAGCGGAGATTCACAGGTACTCAACCCACAATGAAAATTACACCGAATTCCCCAAAGGTGTTTTTGCCGAATTCTTTGACAGGGAAGGCAATATGGAATCACAGCTGGAATCAAAGTATGCAATCTACTTTGCTGACAAAGAGCTTTGGGAAGCGAAAGACAGTGTTGTTATTATAAACAGGGCAGGAGAAATACTCAACACAGAACAGCTTTTCTGGGATGAGCGAAACCAGACTATATATTCACACAGTTACGTAAGAGTTACAAGACCCAACGAGGTAATCATGGGAGAAGGATTTGAAGCTGATGAGACATTTACCCACTGGAGAATTAAAAAAATCCAGGGAACAATATACATTGAAGATGAATAG